The following coding sequences are from one Brienomyrus brachyistius isolate T26 chromosome 2, BBRACH_0.4, whole genome shotgun sequence window:
- the slc1a3a gene encoding solute carrier family 1 member 3a produces the protein MARSNGEDPRAMSRMELIRQGLQLSQLKAKKTVKNMTKNDVKNFMKRNAFVMFTVAAVLFGIILGFSLRPLKMSYREVKYFSFPGEMLMRMLQMLVLPLLVSSLITGMAALDSRSSGKMGVRAVVYYMTTTFVAVFIGIIMVLIIHPGKGSKAEFGKQQKIEQVSPADAFLDLIRNMFPPNLVQACTQQFKTQYGKRVVHVKVTVNDTIFNMTNITQEVIREEVVPLPGSVNGLNALGLVVFSMCFGLIIGNMKEQGQGLRDFFDCLNEAIMKLVAVIMWYAPIGILFLIAGKIVEMDDLTSMGGQLGMYTITVILGLFIHGVMVLPSLYFLITRKNPFIFIAGLLQALITALGTSSSSATLPITFKCLEVNNNVDKRVTRFVLPVGATINMDGTALYEALAAIFIAQVNNVEMNFGQIITISITATAASIGAAGIPQAGLVTMVIVLTSVGLPTDDITLIIAVDWFLDRLRTTTNVLGDSIGAGIVEYLSRDELEDNDVEMGNSVVEERQGRKPYRLITQDDYTKARSSDSKM, from the exons ATGGCCCGGAGCAACGGGGAGGATCCGCGGGCGATGAGCCGTATGGAGCTCATCAGACAGGGTCTCCAGCTGAGCCAATTGAAGGCCAAGAAGACAGTGAAGAACATGACCAAGAACGACGTCAAGAACTTCATGAAGAGGAATGCATTCGTCATGTTCACGGTCGCCGCGGTGCTGTTTG GCATAATACTGGGGTTTTCCTTGCGGCCGCTGAAGATGTCGTACCGTGAGGTGAAGTACTTCTCCTTCCCTGGTGAGATGTTGATGCGTATGCTGCAGATGTTagtgctccccctgctggtgtcCAGTCTTATTACAG GCATGGCGGCGCTGGACAGCCGGTCGTCGGGCAAGATGGGGGTGCGGGCCGTGGTGTACTACATGACCACCACCTTCGTGGCCGTCTTCATCGGGATCATCATGGTGCTCATCATCCACCCGGGGAAGGGCTCCAAGGCTGAGTTTGGCAAGCAGCAGAAGATCGAGCAAGTCAGCCCTGCTGACGCCTTCCTGGACCTCATCAG AAACATGTTTCCTCCAAACCTGGTACAGGCCTGTACTCAGCAG TTTAAGACACAGTATGGGAAGAGGGTGGTGCACGTGAAGGTGACGGTGAACGACACCATCTTCAACATGACCAACATCACGCAGGAAGTGATACGTGAGGAGGTGGTGCCTCTGCCGGGCAGTGTGAACGGTCTGAACGCGCTGGGCCTGGTGGTCTTCTCCATGTGCTTTGGCCTGATCATCGGCAACATGAAGGAGCAGGGCCAAGGACTGAGGGACTTCTTCGACTGCCTCAACGAGGCCATCATGAAGCTAGTGGCCGTCATAATGTG GTATGCACCCATTGGCATCTTGTTCCTGATCGCGGGGAAGATCGTGGAGATGGACGACCTGACATCCATGGGTGGCCAGCTGGGAATGTACACCATCACGGTCATCCTCGGCCTCTTCATCCACGGGGTCATGGTTCTGCCTTCCTTGTACTTCCTCATCACGCGAAAGAACCCTTTTATCTTCATCGCTGGACTCCTGCAGGCCCTCATCACTGCCCTGGGCACGTCGTCCAG TTCCGCCACACTGCCCATCACCTTCAAGTGCCTGGAGGTGAACAACAACGTGGACAAACGCGTGACTCGCTTCGTGCTGCCTGTGGGCGCCACCATCAACATGGACGGCACCGCGCTGTATGAGGCCCTGGCTGCCATCTTCATCGCCCAGGTCAACAACGTGGAGATGAACTTTGGTCAGATCATCACCATCAG TATTACGGCGACGGCAGCCAGCATTGGCGCAGCTGGAATACCTCAGGCTGGACTGGTCACCATGGTGATTGTGCTGACCTCAGTGGGACTGCCCACAGATGACATCACCCTCATCATCGCAGTTGATTGGTTTTT GGACCGCTTGCGCACCACCACCAATGTGCTGGGGGACTCAATCGGGGCAGGCATCGTGGAGTACCTGTCCCGAGATGAGCTTGAGGACAATGACGTGGAGATGGGCAACTCGGTGGTGGAAGAGAGGCAGGGGAGGAAGCCATACCGGCTCATCACCCAGGACGACTACACAAAAGCGCGCAGCAGTGACTCCAAGATGTAG